A stretch of the bacterium genome encodes the following:
- a CDS encoding glycoside hydrolase family 3 C-terminal domain-containing protein, giving the protein MSKKKDICKVWLDTKKTVEQRVELLLAEMTLEEKVDQTGGSYFGDIVIGDGDYGADPNVGGASSKKNVAKTNKYKFSPEKMQEVIDNLGTGVLQNYVYHSYENPEDNIEGYINMVNEAQEYILNNTRLGIPALVTTEGVHGHWAPEATVFPHAISVASSWDTALIKKMGEIVAKEARAAGAAQLFSPVLELAREPRWSRMQETYGEDPYLVERMGVKYIKGVQGKEPLLGREHCAATAKHYVAHGSPEGGLNHGPVSVGSREMKQMFLRPFEAAVKEAGVLSVMPAYHEIDGVPLACHYEYLTKVLRHEWGFKGYTFSDWGSVEMLMTRHFVAGTLEETGKMALEAGMDVDAPVKSYGFKLVKMVKEGKVDVKYVDEAVRRVLRLKFILGLFENPYGDLQKTKKIRNCVEHKNFARKVAQESIILLKNEGNILPFGKDIKSIAVIGPNATEAQLGDYCVAHKNILSPLDGIKKRAPKGVKVEYAKGCDLWKKDDSGFAEAVALAEKSDVSVLFIGEAKEICNEGRDMHFVELAGVQEELVKKIVATGKPVVVVLVNGRSLAIPWIAENVPAILETWFAGEEQGNAIADILWGDVNPSGKLPVSLPRSTGHLPVFYNHKPSARGSYKRRGSPEKLGMDYLLSAAEPLFEFGYGLSYTTFKYSELKITPKKILPAGEVTVSVKVKNTGKREGAEVVQLYINDIYSSMETPIKQLRRFEKVWLKPNEERNVVFTLKPEDLAFVNLQMEWMVEPGEFEVMVGNLKKTFVVE; this is encoded by the coding sequence ATGAGCAAGAAAAAAGATATTTGCAAAGTTTGGTTAGATACTAAAAAGACTGTAGAACAAAGAGTGGAATTACTATTAGCAGAAATGACTTTAGAAGAAAAAGTCGATCAGACAGGTGGTTCTTATTTTGGGGATATTGTTATTGGCGATGGAGATTATGGCGCTGATCCAAATGTTGGAGGTGCTTCATCTAAAAAAAATGTTGCTAAAACAAACAAATATAAGTTTTCACCAGAAAAAATGCAGGAAGTAATAGATAATTTGGGTACCGGTGTCCTTCAAAACTATGTTTATCATTCTTACGAAAACCCTGAAGATAACATCGAAGGTTATATAAATATGGTAAATGAAGCACAAGAATATATTTTAAATAATACACGGTTAGGGATTCCTGCTTTAGTTACAACTGAAGGTGTTCACGGACATTGGGCACCCGAAGCAACTGTATTTCCTCACGCTATATCTGTTGCAAGTTCGTGGGATACTGCTCTAATAAAAAAGATGGGAGAAATAGTCGCAAAAGAGGCTCGGGCGGCTGGTGCTGCTCAACTATTCTCTCCTGTTTTAGAACTTGCTCGTGAACCTCGGTGGAGCAGAATGCAGGAAACCTACGGAGAAGACCCATATCTTGTTGAAAGGATGGGTGTTAAATATATTAAAGGAGTACAAGGAAAAGAGCCACTTTTAGGTCGAGAGCATTGCGCTGCTACTGCAAAACATTATGTTGCCCACGGTAGTCCAGAAGGAGGGCTAAACCACGGACCTGTTAGTGTTGGTTCAAGAGAGATGAAACAAATGTTTTTACGGCCATTTGAAGCTGCAGTAAAGGAAGCTGGTGTTCTTTCTGTTATGCCAGCATACCACGAAATAGATGGAGTACCGCTTGCTTGTCACTATGAGTATCTTACAAAAGTTTTACGTCACGAATGGGGGTTTAAGGGATACACTTTTTCGGATTGGGGTTCGGTGGAGATGTTGATGACACGCCATTTTGTAGCAGGAACCCTTGAGGAGACAGGTAAAATGGCATTAGAAGCTGGTATGGACGTTGATGCTCCTGTAAAATCCTATGGTTTTAAATTGGTTAAAATGGTGAAAGAAGGCAAGGTTGATGTTAAATATGTAGATGAAGCAGTAAGACGTGTGTTGAGGTTAAAGTTTATTCTTGGTCTATTTGAAAACCCTTATGGAGATTTACAGAAGACTAAAAAGATTAGAAATTGTGTTGAACATAAAAATTTTGCTCGAAAAGTTGCTCAAGAATCTATTATTTTGTTAAAAAATGAAGGCAATATTCTTCCTTTCGGAAAAGATATCAAATCTATTGCTGTTATTGGACCAAACGCAACAGAAGCTCAACTTGGAGATTACTGCGTTGCTCATAAAAACATTTTAAGCCCTCTTGATGGAATTAAAAAAAGAGCCCCAAAAGGAGTAAAAGTAGAGTATGCTAAGGGTTGTGATTTATGGAAAAAAGACGATTCTGGCTTTGCTGAAGCAGTGGCTCTCGCAGAAAAATCTGATGTGTCTGTTTTGTTTATAGGAGAAGCAAAAGAAATATGTAATGAGGGTAGAGATATGCACTTTGTAGAATTGGCAGGAGTTCAGGAAGAGTTGGTTAAAAAAATTGTTGCAACAGGAAAACCGGTAGTAGTTGTTCTTGTGAACGGTCGAAGCCTTGCTATTCCTTGGATAGCCGAAAATGTACCTGCTATTCTTGAAACCTGGTTTGCAGGAGAAGAGCAAGGGAACGCTATCGCAGATATTCTATGGGGCGATGTTAACCCAAGTGGAAAACTACCTGTAAGTTTACCTCGTTCAACAGGTCACCTACCAGTTTTTTATAACCATAAACCTTCAGCAAGAGGTAGTTATAAGAGACGTGGTTCACCTGAAAAATTAGGGATGGACTATCTTTTAAGTGCAGCAGAACCGTTGTTTGAATTTGGATATGGGCTTAGTTATACCACATTTAAATACTCTGAATTAAAAATAACACCTAAAAAAATATTACCTGCAGGTGAAGTTACAGTTTCTGTTAAGGTAAAAAATACAGGTAAAAGAGAAGGTGCAGAAGTTGTTCAACTATATATAAATGATATATATAGCAGTATGGAAACCCCAATAAAGCAGTTAAGAAGGTTCGAAAAAGTCTGGTTGAAACCTAATGAAGAACGTAATGTTGTGTTCACATTAAAACCAGAGGACCTTGCTTTTGTAAACCTTCAAATGGAATGGATGGTTGAACCTGGCGAGTTTGAAGTAATGGTTGGAAACTTAAAAAAGACCTTCGTGGTAGAATAA
- a CDS encoding dipeptidase, giving the protein MEVKVNQLEWNAALAALKPTKRDLEYGLQLHKESIVCEPYGFTPGATYVPAKDLQEMLDKKPSAWEVHKYIQETRPVSCILDQHLWDQYKLALDQTGITCTFQNAGEETQDPLCILERLARFTLITDMKQDFVFKAVTPDDIVKAKKENKHCLYFTSNGVPLLQRWESAEEELHLLKLFFMLGIRMMHLTYNRRNMLGDGCAELANGGLSDFGELAIKEMNRVGIIVDIAHTGWQTCLDAIKVSSKPVVASHSVCHELNHNHYRSKNDEIIKGIADSGGFMGICSLQKFIGGNGGIQDFINHIDYVAKKFGADYVAIATDRGYSCSLREGQLDNLPKAPHKKPIWEKLHREKEFTPEQLATFEKNLPELAWTNWPLYTVALVQRGYSDSDIRKILGENVIRVAREALKDTVYIPKTV; this is encoded by the coding sequence ATGGAGGTAAAAGTAAATCAGTTAGAATGGAATGCAGCCCTGGCAGCGTTGAAACCTACCAAAAGGGACCTGGAATATGGTTTGCAATTACATAAAGAATCTATTGTTTGCGAACCGTATGGTTTTACTCCGGGAGCAACGTATGTACCAGCAAAAGATTTACAAGAGATGCTCGATAAAAAACCCTCAGCTTGGGAGGTGCATAAATATATACAGGAAACACGTCCTGTAAGTTGTATACTTGACCAACACCTCTGGGACCAGTATAAACTTGCTCTTGACCAGACAGGGATAACCTGCACTTTCCAGAACGCTGGTGAAGAAACCCAAGACCCTTTATGTATTTTGGAAAGATTAGCAAGGTTCACTCTTATTACTGATATGAAACAAGATTTTGTTTTTAAAGCAGTCACTCCTGACGATATAGTTAAAGCAAAAAAGGAGAATAAACATTGTCTCTACTTCACTTCAAATGGAGTTCCTTTATTACAAAGATGGGAATCTGCAGAAGAAGAGTTACACTTACTCAAACTGTTTTTTATGCTCGGAATAAGAATGATGCACCTAACTTATAACCGCAGAAATATGCTTGGCGACGGGTGTGCGGAACTTGCCAACGGCGGATTAAGCGATTTTGGAGAACTAGCAATAAAAGAGATGAACAGAGTGGGAATAATAGTTGATATAGCCCACACTGGTTGGCAGACCTGTTTGGACGCAATCAAAGTCTCATCCAAACCTGTTGTAGCAAGCCACTCAGTATGCCACGAACTTAACCATAACCATTACCGTTCTAAAAATGATGAAATAATAAAAGGTATAGCAGACAGTGGTGGATTTATGGGAATATGTAGCCTTCAAAAATTTATTGGTGGCAACGGCGGTATTCAAGATTTTATTAACCATATAGATTATGTTGCTAAAAAATTTGGAGCCGACTATGTTGCAATTGCAACTGATAGAGGGTATAGTTGCAGCCTTAGAGAAGGTCAGTTAGACAATCTGCCTAAAGCACCTCATAAAAAACCTATCTGGGAAAAACTTCATAGAGAAAAAGAGTTTACTCCTGAACAACTTGCTACATTTGAAAAAAATCTACCTGAACTCGCTTGGACAAACTGGCCTCTATACACAGTTGCTCTTGTTCAGAGAGGTTATTCTGATTCTGATATACGAAAAATTCTTGGTGAAAACGTTATAAGGGTTGCAAGAGAAGCATTAAAAGATACAGTTTATATACCTAAAACTGTTTAA
- a CDS encoding Gfo/Idh/MocA family oxidoreductase has protein sequence MGISVGLVGLGAFGTNFVDGFKAHPYVDRIALCDREPERVKKLAEDPFMQHKFDPKDAYPTLDDICKADLDALVIMTQPWLHAPQCIQALESGKHVMSAVPIISVPDSDEILDWCDKLVKTVEKTGQHYMLMETSYYHPEMMFLRRKNEEGAFGKFISAECEYSHDYSGAWGCNLVKVGKDRYASQAGQEWGKIVKEKYTDKGILRGSMHYPTHSVSGPCSIMKAHALKVSALGLPASGYDYYAKNTAFVNTTGFFHMSNGATITSREYREITGHGYEINIYGTNGTWRDRKWHWTKREYNDDPANFRPESGTEVLTPEEMRDPLPREVQIGFILSKNHFLSVNEVENMDFSPTGHYGSHPHLVHEFIDSVYRERTPAINIWEAVRYMAMGAVAHKSALKDGELLNIPDWGDAPK, from the coding sequence ATGGGTATTAGTGTAGGTCTTGTTGGTTTAGGTGCATTTGGTACCAATTTTGTAGATGGTTTTAAAGCACACCCTTATGTTGACCGGATAGCATTATGCGACAGAGAGCCAGAAAGGGTAAAAAAGTTGGCAGAAGACCCGTTTATGCAACATAAGTTTGACCCGAAAGATGCTTACCCTACACTTGATGATATATGCAAAGCAGATCTGGATGCTCTTGTTATAATGACCCAACCGTGGCTACACGCTCCTCAATGTATTCAGGCGTTAGAATCTGGTAAACACGTAATGTCTGCTGTTCCCATTATAAGTGTTCCAGATAGCGACGAAATACTTGATTGGTGCGATAAACTGGTAAAAACTGTTGAAAAGACAGGTCAACATTATATGCTTATGGAAACCTCTTACTACCACCCTGAGATGATGTTCTTAAGACGGAAGAACGAAGAGGGTGCTTTTGGGAAATTTATAAGCGCTGAATGTGAATATAGCCATGATTATAGCGGAGCTTGGGGTTGCAATCTTGTTAAGGTTGGAAAGGATAGATACGCGAGTCAGGCAGGACAGGAATGGGGAAAGATTGTAAAAGAAAAATATACAGACAAAGGAATCCTACGCGGTTCAATGCACTATCCAACCCATTCTGTTTCAGGACCTTGCTCTATTATGAAAGCCCACGCTCTCAAGGTATCTGCCTTAGGGTTACCCGCAAGTGGTTATGACTATTACGCCAAAAATACTGCCTTTGTTAACACAACGGGTTTCTTCCATATGAGCAACGGTGCTACAATTACATCAAGAGAATACCGAGAAATAACCGGGCACGGGTATGAGATAAATATTTATGGAACAAACGGAACCTGGCGAGATAGAAAGTGGCATTGGACAAAAAGAGAGTATAACGATGACCCTGCAAACTTTCGACCAGAAAGCGGCACGGAGGTTTTAACTCCAGAAGAGATGCGAGATCCACTCCCCCGTGAGGTTCAAATAGGATTTATTCTATCTAAAAACCATTTTCTTTCAGTCAATGAAGTAGAAAATATGGACTTCAGTCCCACAGGACATTACGGTTCACATCCACATCTGGTACACGAGTTTATTGACTCTGTTTACAGAGAAAGAACTCCTGCCATAAACATTTGGGAAGCCGTAAGGTATATGGCAATGGGTGCAGTTGCTCATAAGTCCGCTTTAAAAGATGGAGAACTTCTTAATATACCTGATTGGGGAGATGCCCCTAAATAA